In the Chryseobacterium sp. MYb264 genome, one interval contains:
- a CDS encoding GSCFA domain-containing protein has product MKFRTEVILKESVKKIEVEDKIFSIGSCFASEMSDLFLQGQLQSINNPFGTIFNPFSINNSIKRLHDSEFYVEEELITFNDEFISLDHHTSFDTRYLHQTLDKINTKIVEGNQFLQEANWIIITYGSSFIYEFVPKQKLVANCHKIPQKFFEKRLLTYQEISEAIYNTILNLKDICVDDVQILFTVSPVRHTKDGIVENQLSKSKLITSIHEMIDGLDYCHYLPVYEILMDDLRDYRFYKEDMIHPNNQAINYIFDKFGEAYFSDETKEFIKENFKIYTALEHRTNDEKDPKYIEFREKLSKRIEVQQQKVKHSIFKV; this is encoded by the coding sequence ATGAAATTCAGGACAGAAGTTATTTTAAAAGAATCGGTAAAAAAAATAGAGGTTGAGGATAAAATATTTTCAATAGGTTCTTGTTTTGCTTCAGAAATGTCGGATTTGTTTCTGCAAGGGCAGCTTCAGTCGATAAACAATCCGTTTGGGACTATTTTTAACCCGTTTTCGATTAATAATTCCATTAAAAGGCTTCATGATTCAGAGTTTTATGTAGAGGAGGAATTAATTACCTTTAATGATGAATTTATTTCTTTGGATCATCACACCAGTTTTGATACGCGATATCTTCACCAGACTTTAGACAAGATTAATACTAAAATTGTTGAAGGAAATCAGTTTCTTCAGGAAGCTAATTGGATAATTATCACTTATGGAAGTTCATTTATTTATGAATTTGTTCCTAAACAAAAATTAGTGGCTAATTGTCACAAAATTCCGCAAAAATTTTTCGAAAAAAGATTATTGACCTATCAGGAAATATCAGAAGCTATTTACAATACCATTCTGAATTTGAAGGATATTTGTGTTGATGATGTTCAGATTTTATTTACGGTTTCGCCAGTTCGTCATACAAAAGATGGAATTGTTGAAAATCAATTAAGTAAGTCTAAATTAATTACTTCTATTCACGAGATGATCGATGGTTTGGATTATTGCCATTATCTTCCGGTTTACGAAATACTGATGGATGATCTTCGGGATTACCGTTTTTATAAAGAAGATATGATTCATCCCAATAACCAGGCGATTAATTATATTTTTGACAAGTTTGGGGAAGCTTATTTTTCTGATGAAACAAAAGAATTTATCAAAGAAAATTTTAAAATTTATACAGCTTTAGAACACCGGACGAACGACGAAAAAGATCCTAAATATATCGAATTCAGAGAAAAATTAAGTAAAAGAATTGAGGTTCAGCAACAAAAAGTAAAGCATTCGATATTTAAGGTTTAA
- a CDS encoding DUF4269 domain-containing protein, protein MLFVGMIDFTKLDYLKVGNNRQRRAYELITKQRFFEKMDFYSPILAGTVPIEIDIEGSDLDIIFELDFRFEEDFLEDLMFSKFIPNDRDIKVEYPIINGEKCIIINFILEDFPIEIFGQNKPTCKQNAYLHMIAEHKILQEKGEDFKQKIIELKKKGIKTEPAFGILLGLENPYEDLLKM, encoded by the coding sequence ATGTTATTTGTTGGAATGATTGATTTTACTAAACTTGATTATTTAAAGGTCGGAAATAATAGACAAAGAAGGGCTTATGAACTTATTACCAAGCAAAGATTCTTTGAAAAGATGGACTTCTATTCGCCGATTCTCGCGGGAACTGTCCCGATTGAAATTGATATAGAAGGAAGTGATCTTGATATTATTTTTGAACTTGATTTTAGATTCGAAGAAGATTTTTTGGAGGATTTAATGTTCAGTAAATTTATTCCAAATGATAGAGATATTAAAGTTGAATATCCAATTATCAACGGAGAAAAATGCATTATCATCAATTTTATACTGGAAGATTTCCCCATCGAAATTTTTGGTCAGAATAAACCAACATGTAAGCAAAATGCTTATCTTCACATGATCGCCGAACACAAAATATTACAGGAAAAAGGAGAAGATTTTAAACAAAAAATAATAGAATTAAAGAAAAAAGGGATTAAGACGGAACCTGCTTTTGGAATATTGCTTGGTTTAGAAAATCCTTATGAAGATCTATTGAAAATGTAA
- a CDS encoding TatD family hydrolase has product MIDTHTHLYAEEFDEDRKETIQRALDKGITEFYLPAIDSESHEKMLQLEAEYPNQIFSMMGLHPCYVKPESWEKELETVKNYLDQRAFPAIGEIGIDLYWDKTTLDIQVKAFEQQIDWAIEMDLPIVIHTRESFDETFEVLERKKHPKLRGIFHCFSGNLEQAKHAIDLNFILGIGGVVTFKNGKIDQFLDQIPLDKIVLETDSPYLAPVPHRGKRNESSYLDLIAGKLVDIYNISLSEIDRITTENAKKIFVKI; this is encoded by the coding sequence ATGATTGATACACATACCCATCTCTATGCAGAAGAATTTGATGAAGACCGAAAAGAGACTATTCAAAGGGCTTTAGATAAAGGAATTACAGAGTTTTATCTTCCTGCAATCGACTCAGAATCTCATGAAAAGATGCTGCAGCTGGAAGCAGAATATCCCAACCAGATTTTTTCGATGATGGGTTTACATCCCTGCTATGTAAAGCCCGAAAGTTGGGAAAAAGAACTGGAAACGGTTAAAAATTATCTCGATCAACGCGCTTTTCCCGCTATCGGAGAAATCGGAATTGATCTTTACTGGGACAAAACCACCCTTGATATTCAGGTAAAAGCTTTTGAACAGCAAATCGATTGGGCTATTGAAATGGATTTACCCATTGTCATTCATACCCGCGAAAGTTTTGATGAAACGTTTGAGGTATTGGAGAGAAAGAAACACCCTAAATTAAGAGGGATTTTTCATTGTTTTTCAGGAAATTTGGAACAGGCAAAACACGCCATTGACCTTAATTTCATCCTCGGAATTGGTGGAGTAGTAACCTTTAAGAATGGTAAGATTGATCAGTTTTTAGATCAGATTCCATTAGATAAAATTGTTTTGGAGACGGATTCTCCTTATTTAGCACCAGTACCCCACAGAGGAAAAAGAAATGAAAGTTCATATCTCGATCTGATTGCCGGAAAATTAGTGGATATATATAACATTAGTCTTTCTGAAATTGATAGAATAACCACGGAAAATGCAAAGAAAATATTCGTTAAAATTTAA
- a CDS encoding DEAD/DEAH box helicase yields MNFTDLNLIEPIAKAIQEQGYTNPTPIQEKSIPEIVQGKDFLGCAQTGTGKTAAFAIPILQNLSKNKTSNRNIKALILTPTRELAIQIEENIQAYGKYLPLKHLVIFGGVKPGNQEAALRKGVDILVATPGRLLDFISQGIISLKNLEIFVLDEADRMLDMGFVHDVKRIIKLLPQRRQTLFFSATMPTEIQKLADSILNNPVKVEVTPVSSTAETINQSVYFVQKEDKLDLLAHILKNNISESVLVFSRTKHGADKIARKLQKDGISTEAIHGNKSQNARQNALNNFKSGKTRVLVATDIAARGIDIDELKFVINYELSDVSETYVHRIGRTGRAGVEGNSISFVDGLDLLNLKNTEKLIGMKIPIVKDHPFHTDNLVAQKRDSNNKPVSAGSERPKSQRPGSSSRGGNKKPASAGASVGFKKPKNKNFTRKK; encoded by the coding sequence TTGAATTTTACAGATCTAAACTTAATAGAACCTATTGCAAAGGCAATTCAGGAACAAGGATATACCAACCCAACGCCCATTCAGGAAAAATCGATTCCTGAAATTGTACAGGGTAAAGACTTTTTGGGATGCGCCCAGACAGGAACAGGAAAAACTGCGGCTTTTGCCATTCCTATTTTACAGAACCTTTCTAAAAATAAAACGTCAAACAGAAATATTAAAGCATTAATATTAACTCCAACAAGAGAACTGGCGATACAGATTGAAGAAAACATTCAGGCTTACGGAAAATATTTACCTTTAAAACATTTAGTGATTTTTGGAGGTGTAAAACCCGGAAATCAGGAAGCTGCTTTAAGAAAAGGAGTTGATATTCTAGTAGCAACGCCAGGAAGATTATTAGATTTTATTTCACAGGGCATCATCAGCTTAAAAAATCTTGAAATTTTCGTTTTAGATGAAGCCGACAGAATGCTTGACATGGGTTTTGTGCATGATGTGAAAAGAATCATCAAGCTTTTACCTCAAAGAAGACAGACTTTATTTTTCTCGGCAACCATGCCGACAGAGATTCAAAAACTGGCAGATTCAATTTTAAATAATCCGGTAAAAGTAGAAGTTACTCCTGTTTCTTCAACCGCTGAAACCATCAATCAGTCGGTTTATTTTGTGCAAAAAGAAGATAAACTGGATCTTTTGGCCCATATTTTAAAGAATAATATCTCCGAATCTGTTTTGGTATTTTCAAGAACAAAGCACGGAGCGGATAAGATTGCAAGAAAACTTCAGAAAGACGGGATTTCAACAGAAGCTATTCACGGAAATAAGTCCCAGAACGCCCGTCAGAACGCGCTGAATAATTTTAAATCTGGTAAAACCAGAGTTCTCGTAGCAACAGATATTGCGGCCAGAGGAATTGATATTGATGAATTGAAATTTGTTATCAATTACGAGCTTTCCGATGTTTCTGAGACCTATGTTCACCGAATCGGAAGAACAGGAAGAGCAGGTGTGGAAGGAAACTCTATCTCTTTTGTGGATGGTTTAGATTTATTAAACCTTAAAAATACCGAAAAACTGATCGGGATGAAAATTCCTATTGTTAAGGATCATCCTTTCCATACAGACAATCTTGTGGCTCAGAAAAGAGATTCTAATAATAAACCTGTTTCTGCAGGTTCTGAAAGACCCAAATCACAAAGACCGGGTTCTTCTTCAAGAGGAGGAAATAAAAAGCCAGCTTCTGCGGGAGCTTCGGTTGGTTTTAAAAAACCGAAGAATAAAAATTTCACGAGAAAGAAATAA